GCCTACAAGATCGGCGAGGGGCTGGGGCCGGTCCAGGCCTATCTCTCGATCGAGGAAATCATCCGCGTCGCCAAGATGTCCGGCGCCGATGCGATCCATCCGGGCTACGGGCTGCTGTCGGAAAACCCCGCCTTCGTCGAGGCCTGCGCCGCCGAGGGCATCGCCTTCATCGGTCCGAAGGCCGAGACCATGCGCGCGCTCGGCGACAAGGCCAGCGCCCGCAAGGTCGCGATCAAGGCCGGCGTGCCGGTCATTCCCGCGACCGAGGTGCTGGGCGATGACATGGACGCCATCGCCAAGGAGGCCGAGGACATCGGCTATCCGCTGATGCTCAAGGCCTCCTGGGGCGGCGGCGGGCGCGGCATGCGGCCGATCCACGGCCCCGAGGAGCTGGCCGAGAAGGTCCGCGAGGGCCGGCGCGAGGCCGAGGCCGCCTTCGGCAATGGCGAGGGCTATCTGGAAAAGATGATCACCCGCGCGCGCCATGTCGAGGTGCAGATCCTCGGCGACAAGCACGGCACGATCTACCATCTGTGGGAGCGCGACTGCTCGGTCCAGCGCCGCAACCAGAAGGTCGTCGAGCGCGCCCCCGCCCCCTACCTGTCGCCCGCCCAGCGCGAGACATTGTGCAATCTCGGCAAGAAGATCGCCGAGGCGGTGAATTACGAATGCGCCGGCACCGTCGAGTTCCTGATGGACATGGAGACGGGCAATTTCTACTTCATCGAGGTCAATCCGCGCGTCCAGGTCGAGCATACCGTCACCGAAGAGGTGACCGGCATCGACATCGTCCGCGCCCAGATCCTGATCGCCGAGGGCAAGAGCCTGGTCGAGGCGACCGGCGTGGCCAGCCAGTATGACGTAGATCTGAGCGGCCATGCGCTGCAATGCCGGATCACGACCGAGGACCCGCTGAACAACTTCATCCCCGATTACGGCCGCATCACCGCCTATCGCGGCGCGACCGGCATGGGCATCCGGCTGGATGGCGGCACCGCCTATTCCGGCGCGGTCATCACCCGCTATTACGATTCGCTGCTGGAGAAGGTCACCGCCTGGGCTCCGACCCCCGAGGCCGCCATCGCCCGGATGGACCGGGCGCTGCGCGAATTCCGGATCCGGGGCGTCTCGACCAATATCGCCTTCGTCGAGAACCTGCTGAAGCACCCGACCTTCCTGAACAACGAATACTCGACCCGCTTCATCGACGAGACGCCCGAGCTGTTCAGCTTCGAGAAACGGCGCGACCGGGCGACCCGCATCCTGACCTATATCGCCGACATCACCGTCAACGGGCATCCCGAGACGACCGGCCGGGCCAAGCCCCCGGCCGAGGCGCGCGACCCGCGGCCGCCGCTCGCCCGGCACGAAACCTATGCCCCCGGGACGCGCCAGATCCTGGAACAGTCCGGCCCCGAGGGACTGGCCGAGTGGATGGCCGCGCAGAAGCAGCTTCTGATCACCGACACCACGATGCGCGACGGGCACCAGTCGCTGCTGGCGACCCGGATGCGCTCGATCGACATGATCCGCGTGGCGCCCGCCTATGCCCATAACCTGCCGCAGCTTTTCAGCGTCGAATGCTGGGGCGGCGCGACCTTCGACGTGGCCTATCGCTTCCTGCAGGAATGCCCCTGGCAGCGGCTGCGCGACCTGCGCGCAGCAATGCCGAACGTGATGACGCAGATGCTGCTGAGGGGCGCCAACGGTGTCGGCTACACCATCTATCCCGACAATGTGGTGCAGGGCTTCGTGAAGCAGGCCGCCGAGACCGGGGTCGATGTCTTCCGTGTCTTCGACAGCCTGAACTGGGTCGAGAACATGCGCGTCGCGATGGATGCGGTGCTCGAGACCGGCAAGGTCTGCGAGGGCACGATCTGCTACACCGGCGACATCCTCGACCCGGCGCGGGCCAAGTACGACCTGAGCTATTACGTCGCGATGGGCAGGGACCTGAAGGCCGCGGGCGCGCATGTCCTGGGGCTCAAGGACATGGCCGGGCTCCTGAAGCCCGCCTCGGCCACGGTACTGATCAAGGCGCTGAAGGACGAGGTCGGGCTGCCGATCCATTTCCACACCCATGACACCTCGGGCATTGCCGCGGCCACGATCCTTGCCGCGGCCGAGGCGGGCGTCGATGCGGTCGACGCTGCCATGGACGGCTTTTCGGGCGGCACCTCGCAGCCCTGCCTGGGCTCGATCGTCGAGGCGCTGCGCAACACGCCCCGCGAGACCGGTATCGACATGGGCGCGGTGCGCGAGATCTCGGCCTACTGGGAGGCCGTGCGCCAGCAATATGCGGCCTTCGAATCCGGTCTGATGGCGCCGGCCTCCGAGGTCTATCTGCACGAGATGCCCGGCGGTCAGTTCACAAATCTCAAGGCCCAGGCCCGCAGTCTGGGGCTCGAGGAGCGCTGGCACGAGGTCGCCGAGACCTATGCCGAGGTGAACCAGATGTTCGGCGATATCGTGAAGGTGACGCCCTCCTCCAAGGTGGTGGGCGACATGGCGCTGATGATGGTCAGCCAGGGCCTGACCCGTGCCGAGGTCGAGGACCCGTCGAAGGATGTGGCCTTCCCCGATTCCGTGATCGACATGATGCGCGGCAATCTTGGCCAGCCCCCGGGCGGGTTCCCCGAGGCGATCCGGAACAAGATCCTGAAAGGCGAAAAGCCCTTCCTCGACCGGCCCGGCAAGCATGTGCCCGCGGCCGATATCGACAGGATCCGCGGCGAGCTCGAGGCCCAGTTCGAGGACCTGACCTTCGATAACGAGGACCTGAACGGATATCTCATGTATCCCAAGGTCTTCACCGATTATGCCACGCGGCACCTGCAATACGGGCCGGTGCGCACCCTGCCCACCCGCACCTTCTTCTACGGGATGGAGCCCGGCGAGGAGATCGAGGCCGAGATCGATCCCGGCAAGACGCTCGAGATCCGGCTGCAGGCGGTGGGCGAGACCGCCGAGGATGGCGAGGCGCGGGTCTTCTTCGAGCTGAACGGCCAGCCCCGGGTGATCCGGGTGCCGAACCGCAAGGCCAAGGCCAGCGTCGCCCGCCGCCCGAAGGTCGAGCTTGGCAACCCGGCCCATGTCGGCGCGCCGATGCCGGGGGCTGTGGCCACCGTCGCCGTGGCGGCCGGTCAGGAGGTCAAGGAGGGCGATCTGCTGCTGACCATCGAGGCAATGAAGATGGAAACCGGCCTTCACGCCGAACGCGACGGCATGATCAAGGCCGTCCATGTCGCCCCGGGCCAACAGATCGATGCCAAGGATTTGCTGATCGAATTCGAATGACAAAGACGAAGAACCAGCCGCGTCTCGCAAGCTGGCGGGACGCGGAAACCGACAGCGACAAGACCGATATCATCCCCGTCGCGCTGATCTCGCTCGACGACGCGACCGAGCGCCGCGCCAATCTCAGGCAGGCGGGTTTTCCCGCAGACTGGGTCGAGGGCTGCTGGCCCGCATCGGATCTGCGCAATGCCGATGAGGCGCGCCTGGCTGAAATCGCGGATATGGAGCACTTTGTTCGGTCCATCGGGCGCAGGCCCCTTCCCGGCGAAGTCGGATGCGCGCTGTCCCACAGGCGCGTCATGGAATGGCTCGCCAACTCAGACCATCCCCTCGTCCTGATCTTCGAGGATGACGCCCGCCCCGCCGACCCGCGGGCATTTGACGTGCTCCCGGAGATCCTCATGCCCGTTTTCGAACAGGGCCGACAGGGCGCCTCCTTCATCCTGCATCTCGGCGTCAAGCGGCGGCAACGCCCCAAGACCGTCAACCGCGTTCTGGCCGGATGCGGCGTGGGCTTCTGGCACCGCTGGATCGTGCGCGACGCCGGGAAAGATCACAATATATGGCGCGCCCATGCCTATGTGATCTCGCGGGAAGCCGCGCGGCGCACTGTTGCGGCCGAGACCCCGATCCGGACTGTCGCCGACGAGTTCGCCCGGCGCGGACAAGAAGGCCTGCATGACCACTTCCTGTATTCGGAGCCCGGTCTTTTCCTGCCGGCCCCAGAGGCAGGAAGCATGATCAACCCCAACGGAGAAGTCCGGAGGACGAACCGCAAGAAACGCAAGTCTTGGAAGAAGCCGGAGAAGCCGAACGCCATGGGCAAGCTCAAGATCATGGACCGCCTCCGGCGCCTCTCTTCGAAGACCTTCCACCTCTAGCCCGAACGCGTGGGTCCCGAACGCATGGCCAGAACAGAGCGGCCCTTTCGGGGCGCGAACGGCCCCGCTATCGGCCTGCCCCTCCCGCGCCTCTGCGGCCTGGCACCCCTTCAGGGCGATTTTTCCGCCCCGGGCCGCTTTTTCCACTTGCAGCCCCCGGCCGGAATTTATACATCCCGCCTACCCAATGGATGCGGGCGTAGCTCAGGGGTAGAGCATTACCTTGCCAAGGTAAGGGTCGTGAGTTCGAATCTCATCGCCCGCTCCAGTTTCTCTCGAAAATCTCGATGACCGGAACCGACCGCAAGGTCGGATGCGGGCTTTGGGCGGCGATCCGTCCCGTCGACAGCCTCGCCGCAGGCAGCACGCAATTTTCCTCTTGCAGCCCCCCGCCGGAATTTATACACCCCGCCTACCCAATGGATGCGGGCGTAGCTCAGGGGTAGAGCATTACCTTGCCAAGGTAAGGGTCGTGAGTTCGAATCTCATCGCCCGCTCCAGGGTCTCCTTCTCAGAATAGCGATAAGGCTGCCGGTTTCCGGCGCGGTTCCGTAACGGGCGCGGCCTGTCACGTCCCGCATCTCTGGCGGCAGGCGCCAAGGCGTCTGTACGCAGATACAGACCTTCGCCCGACCGGAGGCAACGGCAACCGGCTTGGCTCGACACGAAGTGCGACACCCCACGCCTGTGCCCGGACGGAATAGTCCTTCATCCGGGACCAGACGCATGGAAGCTGTCGGCCGCCGCCGGATTTGAAGCGACCGCCCCGACCATGGAGAACCTCCGGGACGGGCTCACGGCGTCTGTGCAGGCAGCCCTCTCCAGATGCGGTCAGCGCCTGCGCAGGCCTCCACGAGACCATAGGCGTCGCCATCAGCACCCCTGCCCTATTCGCAACGGCGATCCGGAAGGCGCCGAAGCGTGAGTGCCTCTCGAGGCTTCCCGGGCCGGGCACCAGCCTAAGCCCAGCGCGACGCGCGCTGAGCGGACTAGAACGGCAGCGGCGAGACCCCGATCACCGGGCGGTGGACGGCGAGAAGCCCCGCCCAGAGCGCAAGGCCCAGCAAGAGCCGCCAGAGAGGCGGCGGCCCCGAGGGGCGCCAGCGCCGGGTCGCGAGTGCCGCGAAAGGCAGGGTCGCGGTGCGGGCGGCAAGCCGGTCCCACTCTGCCCCCATCAGACGGCGGTTCCGCCGGTCGATGGCCCGGCTGCCCGCCATCGCGAAAACCGCGAAACCGCCGAACATCATGAGATGCGCCAGATCGGGATTGGCCGCGGCATGGGCCAACGCCCAGAGCGTCAGCGCAACCGGCAATGGATGCCGCGTCAGCCCGACGATGCCCGGCCGCTCCGGGTCGAAGCGCGCATTCCCCGCGCCGCCGAAGCTCAGCGGATTGGGGGCGCCAAGCGTCGCCGCGATCAACAGGCAGACGAAGGGCATGACCAGAACGGGTAGCCAGAGCTGCCAGGGCAGAGGCGCCCAGAGCGGAATAAAGGGCGCCCGGCCCGCCGCCACGATCAGCCAGCCCAGAGCCGCCAGCGACACCGCGACATAGGCCGCAAGATAGCCCCTCCGACCGAACCAGCGCCGCAGCCCGGCCTGCACCCCGGGCCGGACCGGCAGCGCATGCGACAGCAGGAACAGCGCATAGGCGGCCGCGAATTCGCCCCAGCCGCCCATCATCGCGCCCCGCCCCTTTCCGCACCGACGGGATTTTTCGCATCGACGCGGGAACTTGCAGCCATGCCCGGAGTTTTTCCAACGATGACTGTCTGGCGGCGAGCCGCGTAGATGCACCTCGGGCCGGCTCCCTCACCGGCCTTTCGCGCCGCCGACAAGGCCCGGGCGTTTCCCCCCGCCCGGGCCGCATCCTTCCCGGACCATTGCCTTGCCCCGGGGCTCATCCTGCCAGCGCCTCTTCCAGCTCGCGCACGAGACGCTGCTTTTCCTCGGCCCGGGGCGGCGAGAACCGCGCCAGCAGAAGATAGGCCACCGGCGTCAGGTAAAGCGTCGAGAGCGTGGCCAGCCCCAGCCCGCCGACGATGACCCAGCCCAGCGCCTCGCGCGCCTCGGCCCCCGCTCCCGAGGACAGGATCAGCGGCACGCCGCCCAGGACGGTCGAGACCATGGTCATCATCACCGGGCGCAGCCGGATCGTCGCCGCGTCGAAGATGGCGTCGCGCACCGTCGCGCCCCCGTCGCGCAGCTGGTTCGCAAACTCGACGATCAGGATGCCGTTCTTGGCCATGATGCCGACCAGCATCACCAGCCCGATCTGGCTGTAGACATTGAGGCTTTGCCCGGTCACGAGCAGCGCGAAGATGGCACAGGCCAGCCCCAGCGGCACCGTCGCCATCACCACGATGGCCGAGATGAAGCTTTCGAACTGCGCGGCGAGCACCAGGAACACCACCGCGATGGCGAAGCCGAAGATCAGCAACAGCCCGGAATTGGTCTCGTCCATGGTGGCCGCGGCGCCCTTGGGCAGGATCCGGTTGTCATCGGACAAAAGCCCGTCCGACAGCTGCACGATCCGCTCGAAGGCACCGCCCAGCGACTGGCCCGGCCCCAGATCGGCCGAGATCGACACCGCGCGGCTTTGATCCAGTCGGTCGAGATCGGGCGCCACGGGGCGTTCCTCGAGCCGCACGAAGGTCGACATCGGCACCATCCGCCCGCCCGTGCTTTTCACGAAGATGTTCTCCAGATCGCCGGGATCGTCCACCGGCTCGGCCGAGGACACGAGCTGCACGTCGTAATTCTGGTCGCCGACGAAGACCGAGACGACGCTGCGCCCGTTCAGGAAGGCCCTCAGCGCATCGCCCAGCCCCGCGATGTCGATGCCCAGATCGGCCGCGCGGGTGCGGTCGACCTCGACGAAAAGCTCGGGCTGGGTGCGCTCGAAATCGAGCCGCACCTCGCCGAAGGCGCCGTCATCCTGCATCCGCTCGACCAGCGCCTGGGCGGTCTCGGCCAGCCGGTCGTAGCTTTCGCCGGTCAGGGCCACGCTGATGCCGCTGCCCGCGCCGCGAATGCCCAGCGAATTGGGCTGGATCGCATAGGCACGGACCCCGATCACCTCGCGCAGCCGGGTGTTGATATCGGTCACGATCTCGTCCTGGCTGCGGTCGCGGGCCTCCCAGGGGGCGAGGGTGAAGACCATGAAGCCGCGGCTGTCCGAGCCGCCCGAGCCCGCGATCGAGAAGATGTTGACGATCTCGCCCGAGGCGCGCAGCGGCGCGATGGCGTCCTCGATCGCGGCCATCTTCGCCTGTGTGTAATCGAGCGAGACGCCCTGCGGCGCCTGGATGCTCAGAAGCGCGACCGAGCGGTCCTCCCGCGGTGTCAGCTCCTGGCGCACGCCCCCCGCCACAAGCAGGGCGGTCGCGGCAAACAGGAGCGCAGCCGTCACCACCACGAGGGGCAGCGCCAGCGCGCCGCCGAGGCTGCGGCGGTAGAGCCCGGCCAGCGCCGCGCCGATCCTGGCCCCCGTGCCCGCCCCGGTCCCGGGCGCGCGGGCCAGCATGCGACTGGCCAGCACCGGGCAGAGCGTCAGCGCCACGACCGAGGAGATCCCGACCGCGATCGCGAGGGTGAAGCCGAATTCGCGGAACAGCCCCCCCGCCTGACCCGGCAGGAAGGACAGCGGCACGAAGACCGCCGCCAGCGTCGCGGTGGTGGTGACGACCGCGAAGAAGACCTGCTTGGCGCCCAGCACGGCGGCGGCGCGCGGCCCCATGCCCTCGGCCCGGCGGCGGACGATGTTTTCCAGCACCACGATGGCATCGTCGACCACCATGCCGGTGGCCAGAACCAGCGCCAGGAGCGTCAGGATGTTGACCGAGAAGCCCGCCAGATAGATCGCGGCCAGCGTACCGATCAGCGAGACCGGCATGGTCAGCGCCGGGATCAGCGTCGCCCGCAGATCGCGCAGGAACAGGAAGATCACCAGCACCACGATGGCGACGGCAAGCCCCAGCGTCTTCAGCACCTCGGCGATGGCGCCCTTGATGAAGACCGCATCGTCCGAGGTGACGAAGATCGAGATGTCCTCGGGCAGGCTGCGGTCGAGCTCGGCCACGGTGCGGCGCACCTCGCGCGAGATGTCGAGCGTGTTGCTGCCCGCCTGCCGGATCACCCCCATGCCGATCCCGGTCCGGCCATTGGCGCGCAGCACCGAAGTGTTGGGTTCGGGGCCGAGATCGACCCGCGCCACGTCGCGCAGGAACACATTGGGGGCGATGCGCAGATCCTCGAAGGCCTCGGCCGAGACGACCATGGCGGTGGTGCGCACGCTGAGGCTTTGCCGGCCGCCCTCGAGATCGCCCGCCGCGGCGTTGAAACCCGCATCCGACAGCGTCTCGGCCAGATCGGCCAGCGTCAGCCCGCGGCTGGCCAGCCGCGCCTGGTCGATATCGATCCGGAAGATCGGCGCCCGGTCGCCATAGACATGCACATCGGCCACGCCCGGCAGCGAGACCAGCCGGTCCTCGATCCGGTCCTCGACGATCTCGGTCAGCGCCTCGGCCGAGCGCCGCGACGAGGTCACCGCGACCCTAAGCACCGGCTGGGCATCGGCATCGGCCTTGACCACGCGCGGATCGTCGGCCTCATCGGGCAGCTCGCGCTGGATCCGGGCAACCGCATCGCGGGTATCGGTCGCGGCGACGTCGATATCGACATCCTCGGCGAATTCCAGCGTCACCCGGCTGCGCCCGAAGCGCGAATTCGACTCGATCGAGCGGATGCCCGAGACCCGGCCGACCGCGCCCTCGATCCGGCTGGTGATTTCCTGATCGATGGTCTCGGGCGCCGCCCCGGTGAAATAGGTGGTGACGGTGACGACCGGGCGGTCGACATTGGGAAGCTCGCGGATCTCGACCCCGAACAGGGCCGCGAGCCCCGCCAGCACGATCAGCGCGCTGAGCACCAGCGCCAGGATCGGACGCCGGACAAACAGCGACGTGCCGCCGGATTCGGCCTCGCGCAATGCTTCCTGCAGCATGGCCGCGCCTCCCTAGCCCGCATCCCGCGCCGGACGCGGCGGGGTCCGCCCCGCCTGCGGCCCGACGACGCGCAGTTCGGTGCCCTCGCGCAGCGTCTGCAGCCCCTCGACCACCACCGGCTCGCCGACCGCCAGATCGGCCTCGACCAG
The genomic region above belongs to Rhodovulum sulfidophilum DSM 1374 and contains:
- a CDS encoding pyruvate carboxylase; protein product: MTEFTKVLVANRGEIAIRVMRAANELGKRTVAVYAEEDKLGLHRFKADEAYKIGEGLGPVQAYLSIEEIIRVAKMSGADAIHPGYGLLSENPAFVEACAAEGIAFIGPKAETMRALGDKASARKVAIKAGVPVIPATEVLGDDMDAIAKEAEDIGYPLMLKASWGGGGRGMRPIHGPEELAEKVREGRREAEAAFGNGEGYLEKMITRARHVEVQILGDKHGTIYHLWERDCSVQRRNQKVVERAPAPYLSPAQRETLCNLGKKIAEAVNYECAGTVEFLMDMETGNFYFIEVNPRVQVEHTVTEEVTGIDIVRAQILIAEGKSLVEATGVASQYDVDLSGHALQCRITTEDPLNNFIPDYGRITAYRGATGMGIRLDGGTAYSGAVITRYYDSLLEKVTAWAPTPEAAIARMDRALREFRIRGVSTNIAFVENLLKHPTFLNNEYSTRFIDETPELFSFEKRRDRATRILTYIADITVNGHPETTGRAKPPAEARDPRPPLARHETYAPGTRQILEQSGPEGLAEWMAAQKQLLITDTTMRDGHQSLLATRMRSIDMIRVAPAYAHNLPQLFSVECWGGATFDVAYRFLQECPWQRLRDLRAAMPNVMTQMLLRGANGVGYTIYPDNVVQGFVKQAAETGVDVFRVFDSLNWVENMRVAMDAVLETGKVCEGTICYTGDILDPARAKYDLSYYVAMGRDLKAAGAHVLGLKDMAGLLKPASATVLIKALKDEVGLPIHFHTHDTSGIAAATILAAAEAGVDAVDAAMDGFSGGTSQPCLGSIVEALRNTPRETGIDMGAVREISAYWEAVRQQYAAFESGLMAPASEVYLHEMPGGQFTNLKAQARSLGLEERWHEVAETYAEVNQMFGDIVKVTPSSKVVGDMALMMVSQGLTRAEVEDPSKDVAFPDSVIDMMRGNLGQPPGGFPEAIRNKILKGEKPFLDRPGKHVPAADIDRIRGELEAQFEDLTFDNEDLNGYLMYPKVFTDYATRHLQYGPVRTLPTRTFFYGMEPGEEIEAEIDPGKTLEIRLQAVGETAEDGEARVFFELNGQPRVIRVPNRKAKASVARRPKVELGNPAHVGAPMPGAVATVAVAAGQEVKEGDLLLTIEAMKMETGLHAERDGMIKAVHVAPGQQIDAKDLLIEFE
- a CDS encoding glycosyltransferase family 25 protein: MTKTKNQPRLASWRDAETDSDKTDIIPVALISLDDATERRANLRQAGFPADWVEGCWPASDLRNADEARLAEIADMEHFVRSIGRRPLPGEVGCALSHRRVMEWLANSDHPLVLIFEDDARPADPRAFDVLPEILMPVFEQGRQGASFILHLGVKRRQRPKTVNRVLAGCGVGFWHRWIVRDAGKDHNIWRAHAYVISREAARRTVAAETPIRTVADEFARRGQEGLHDHFLYSEPGLFLPAPEAGSMINPNGEVRRTNRKKRKSWKKPEKPNAMGKLKIMDRLRRLSSKTFHL
- a CDS encoding NnrU family protein, translating into MMGGWGEFAAAYALFLLSHALPVRPGVQAGLRRWFGRRGYLAAYVAVSLAALGWLIVAAGRAPFIPLWAPLPWQLWLPVLVMPFVCLLIAATLGAPNPLSFGGAGNARFDPERPGIVGLTRHPLPVALTLWALAHAAANPDLAHLMMFGGFAVFAMAGSRAIDRRNRRLMGAEWDRLAARTATLPFAALATRRWRPSGPPPLWRLLLGLALWAGLLAVHRPVIGVSPLPF
- a CDS encoding efflux RND transporter permease subunit; protein product: MLQEALREAESGGTSLFVRRPILALVLSALIVLAGLAALFGVEIRELPNVDRPVVTVTTYFTGAAPETIDQEITSRIEGAVGRVSGIRSIESNSRFGRSRVTLEFAEDVDIDVAATDTRDAVARIQRELPDEADDPRVVKADADAQPVLRVAVTSSRRSAEALTEIVEDRIEDRLVSLPGVADVHVYGDRAPIFRIDIDQARLASRGLTLADLAETLSDAGFNAAAGDLEGGRQSLSVRTTAMVVSAEAFEDLRIAPNVFLRDVARVDLGPEPNTSVLRANGRTGIGMGVIRQAGSNTLDISREVRRTVAELDRSLPEDISIFVTSDDAVFIKGAIAEVLKTLGLAVAIVVLVIFLFLRDLRATLIPALTMPVSLIGTLAAIYLAGFSVNILTLLALVLATGMVVDDAIVVLENIVRRRAEGMGPRAAAVLGAKQVFFAVVTTTATLAAVFVPLSFLPGQAGGLFREFGFTLAIAVGISSVVALTLCPVLASRMLARAPGTGAGTGARIGAALAGLYRRSLGGALALPLVVVTAALLFAATALLVAGGVRQELTPREDRSVALLSIQAPQGVSLDYTQAKMAAIEDAIAPLRASGEIVNIFSIAGSGGSDSRGFMVFTLAPWEARDRSQDEIVTDINTRLREVIGVRAYAIQPNSLGIRGAGSGISVALTGESYDRLAETAQALVERMQDDGAFGEVRLDFERTQPELFVEVDRTRAADLGIDIAGLGDALRAFLNGRSVVSVFVGDQNYDVQLVSSAEPVDDPGDLENIFVKSTGGRMVPMSTFVRLEERPVAPDLDRLDQSRAVSISADLGPGQSLGGAFERIVQLSDGLLSDDNRILPKGAAATMDETNSGLLLIFGFAIAVVFLVLAAQFESFISAIVVMATVPLGLACAIFALLVTGQSLNVYSQIGLVMLVGIMAKNGILIVEFANQLRDGGATVRDAIFDAATIRLRPVMMTMVSTVLGGVPLILSSGAGAEAREALGWVIVGGLGLATLSTLYLTPVAYLLLARFSPPRAEEKQRLVRELEEALAG